The Mangifera indica cultivar Alphonso chromosome 8, CATAS_Mindica_2.1, whole genome shotgun sequence genome has a window encoding:
- the LOC123223586 gene encoding vacuolar protein-sorting-associated protein 11 homolog has product MYQWRKFEFFEEKYGGKSTIPEDVTGKITCCSSGRGKVVIGCDDGAVSLLDRGIKFNFGFQAHSSSVLYLQQLKQRNFLVTVGEDEKISPQQSSTCLKVFDLDKMEPEGTSTTSPDCIGILRIFTNQFPEAKITSFLVLEEPPPILLIAIGLDNGFIYCIKGDIARERITRFKLQVDNQNDKSQCSIMGLGFRVDGQALQLFSVTPNSVCLFSLQNQPPRRQVLDQTGSNANSVAMSDRSELIIGRSEAVYFYDVDGRGPCWAFEGEKKFLGWFRGYLLCVIADQRNDKNTFNVYDLKNRLIAHSLVVKEVSCMLCEWGNIILILRDKSVLCIGEKDMESKLDMLFKKNLYTVAINLVQSQQADPAATAEVLRKYGDHLYSKQDYDEAMAQYINTIGHLEPSYVIQKFLDAQRIYNLTNYLEKLHEKGLASKDHTTLLLNCYTKLKDVEKLNLFIKSEDGVGEHKFDVETAIRVCRAASYHEHAMYVAKKAGRHELYLKILLEDLGRYDEALLYITSLEPSQAGVTVKEYGKILIEHKPVETIDILMTLCTEDGEFNKRGTSSSTYISMLPSPVDFLNIFVHHPQSLMDFLEKYTNKVKESPAQVEINNTLLELYLSNELNFPSISQGSSGVDLSLGARSGSSVASKAKSNGKLTADPKDIYKDKDHLERHEKGLQLLKNAWPSDMEHSLYDVDLAIILCEMNAFKEGLLFLYEKMKLYKEVIACYMQAHDHDGLIACCKRLGDSGKGGDPTLWADLLKYFGELGEDCSKEVKEVLTYIERDDILPPIIVLQTLSRNPCLTLSVIKDYIARKLEQESKLIEDDRRAIDNYQEDTSAMRKEIQDLRTNARIFQLSKCTACTFTLDLPAVHFMCMHSFHQRCLGDNEKECPECAAEYRSVMEMKRGLEQNSKDQDRFFQQVKSSKDGFSVIAEYFGKGIISKTSNGRPSGTLRSGSTSSSNGF; this is encoded by the exons ATGTACCAGTGGAGGAAGTTCGAATTCTTCGAGGAAAAATACGGAGGTAAGAGCACGATTCCGGAGGATGTTACGGGAAAGATCACGTGCTGCTCAAGTGGCAGAGGCAAGGTAGTGATCGGCTGCGACGACGGCGCCGTAAGCCTCCTCGATCGAGGCATCAAGTTCAATTTCGGATTTCAAGCTCATTCCTCTTCTGTCCTATACCTCCAGCAGCTCAAG CAAAGGAACTTTCTGGTAACTGTtggagaagatgaaaagatatcGCCACAACAATCGTCTACCTGTCTCAAGGTTTTTGACCTTGATAAAATGGAACCGGAGGGAACTAGCACGACAAGTCCTGATTGTATTGGAATTTTGCGAATATTTACTAATCAGTTTCCTGAAGCTAAG ATAACTTCATTTCTAGTACTAGAAGAACCTCCACCGATACTTCTTATAGCTATTGGTTTAGATAATGGTTTTATTTACTGCATCAAAGGAGATATTGCAAGGGAGCGTATTACTCGTTTCAAACTTCAGGTGGATAATCAGAATGACAAAAGTCAATGCTCTATCATGGGATTAGGGTTCAGAGTGGATGGTCAAGCTCTTCAGTTGTTTTCTGTGACTCCAAATTCAGTGTGCTTGTTCAGCTTGCAGAACCAACCACCTAGGAGGCAAGTCCTGGATCAGACTGGAAGCAATGCCAATAGTGTTGCAATGAGTGATCGCTCG GAGTTGATAATTGGTCGATCTGAAGCTGTGTATTTTTATGATGTTGACGGACGTGGTCCTTGTTGGGCTTTTGAAGGAGAGAAAAAGTTTTTAGGATGGTTTCGTGGATACCTTTTATGTGTCATTGCAGATCAAAGAAATGACAAGAATACCTTCAATGTTTATGACCTGAAGAATCGTTTGATAGCCCACAGTCTAGTGGTTAAAGAGGTTTCTTGCATGCTATGTGAGTGGGGCAATATAATACTTATATTGAGAGACAAGTCAGTTCTGTGTATTGGGGAGAAGGATATGGAAAGTAAATTAGATATGCTCTTTAAGAAAAACCTTTATACAGTGGCTATCAATCTTGTTCAAAGTCAGCAAGCTGATCCTGCTGCAACTGCAGAAGTATTAAGGAAATATGGAGATCATCTGTATAGCAAGCAGGATTATGATGAAGCCATGGCACAGTACATTAACACCATCGGTCACCTTGAACCGTCATATGTAATACAGAAGTTTCTTGATGCACAGAGAATCTATAACCTTACAAATTACTTGGAAAAGTTGCATGAAAAGGGGCTTGCTTCTAAAGATCACACCACTCTTTTGTTAAACTGCTATACCAAATTGAAAGATGTTGAAaagttgaatttatttattaaaagcgAGGATGGTGTTGGGGAACATAAGTTTGATGTTGAGACTGCTATAAGGGTCTGCCGTGCTGCCTCTTACCATGAGCATGCGATGTATGTTGCTAAGAAAGCTGGGAGGCATGAGTTGTACTTAAAGATTTTACTTGAGGACCTTGGTAGATATGATGAAGCCTTGCTATATATCACAAGCCTTGAACCTAGTCAAGCTGGGGTGACTGTGAAAGAATATGGTAAGATTCTCATAGAGCATAAGCCGGTGGAGACAATTGACATTCTCATGACCCTCTGTACTGAGGATGGAGAATTTAATAAAAGAGGAACTTCAAGCAGCACATACATATCTATGTTGCCATCTCCTGTTGATTTTCTCAATATTTTTGTCCATCACCCTCAGTCCCTTATggattttcttgaaaaatatacaaacaaGGTGAAAGAATCGCCTGCTCAAGTAGAAATTAATAACACTCTCTTGGAGTTATACCTGTCCAATGAGTTGAACTTTCCATCAATCTCACAAGGCAGCAGTGGGGTAGATCTTAGTCTTGGAGCAAGATCAGGATCATCTGTGGCTTCAAAAGCAAAGTCCAATGGAAAATTAACTGCTGATCCTAAAGACATATATAAGGATAAGGACCACTTGGAAAGGCATGAGAAGGGGCTACAATTACTTAAGAATGCATGGCCGTCTGACATGGAACATTCACTTTATGATGTTGATCTGGCAATAATTCTTTGTGAAATGAATGCATTTAAAGAAGGGCTTTTGTTTTTGTATGagaaaatgaaactttataaaGAGGTAATTGCTTGCTACATGCAGGCCCATGATCATGACGGTTTGATTGCTTGCTGCAAAAGGCTGGGGGATTCAGGTAAAGGAGGGGATCCGACTCTTTGGGCGGATCTGCTGAAGTATTTTGGTGAACTTGGAGAAGACTGCTCCAAAGAAGTGAAGGAAGTTTTGACATATATTGAAAGAGATGACATCTTGCCTCCTATTATTGTTCTTCAGACTCTGTCCAGGAATCCATGTCTCACACTCTCTGTCATAAAGGATTACATTGCTCGAAAGCTTGAACAGGAATCAAAGTTAATTGAAGATGACCGGCGAGCTATTGACAATTATCAG GAAGATACTTCTGCTATGAGAAAAGAAATTCAGGATCTAAGGACAAATGCCAGAATCTTTCAGCTTAGCAAGTGCACCGCATGCACTTTCACCCTTGATCTTCCTGCTGTGCACTTTATGTGTATGCACTCTTTCCATCAGCGGTGCCTTGGTGACAATGAAAAAGAATGTCCGGAATGTGCTGCAGAGTATAGATCTGTTATGGAAATGAAGAGAGGCTTGGAACAGAATTCCAAAGATCAAGATCGGTTTTTCCAGCAAGTGAAGAGCTCAAAGGATGGGTTTTCTGTGATTGCTGAGTATTTTGGGAAAGGGATCATTAGTAAAACCAGTAATGGACGACCCTCAGGCACTCTAAGGTCAGGGAGCACCTCTTCTAGCAACGGATTCTGA